Proteins encoded by one window of Arenicella chitinivorans:
- a CDS encoding acetyl-CoA acetyltransferase, producing MKSEPIYILGGHQTDLSRNIAREGASIFDLFAEVTRQAIDNANINPDHIGVGHVANFESALYTEQSHLGGFFGHVDPALTYLPASRHEAACASGSMALLAAMADLKSENYDTACVVGLEVMRCNSDQKDRLKGAGWVGEEWQDADYMWPAAFSDLIEFYQDRYGLERAHLAAISKKNFANARSNPNAQSRNWDIQPSAYASEIESINPTIHSHIRKLDCGQVTDGAAALILANQRGAEAYANSHRISVQRLPKITGWGHVNAPMRFAEKLRLAHQSKSMPFPHVQQTVIQALTRAGLQIKHIDGIELHDCFNITEYLILDHMGLRPNGEIWQAIESGYFEKTGVLPVNASGGLIGLGHPVGATGIRMVLDCYKQVTGTAGDTQIDNAKTMMTFNVGGSTTTCASFVVEA from the coding sequence ATGAAGAGCGAACCAATCTATATTTTGGGTGGTCACCAGACCGATCTTTCCAGAAATATTGCACGTGAAGGCGCCAGTATCTTTGACTTGTTTGCCGAGGTCACGCGCCAAGCTATCGATAATGCCAACATCAATCCTGATCACATTGGTGTCGGGCACGTGGCGAATTTTGAGAGCGCACTCTACACCGAGCAGTCGCACTTAGGTGGCTTTTTCGGCCATGTTGACCCCGCCCTCACCTACCTGCCCGCCTCGCGGCATGAGGCTGCCTGTGCGTCTGGTTCGATGGCATTGTTAGCGGCGATGGCCGACCTGAAAAGCGAGAACTACGACACAGCGTGCGTGGTCGGGTTGGAAGTCATGCGGTGCAATTCAGACCAGAAAGATCGTTTGAAAGGCGCGGGCTGGGTTGGTGAGGAATGGCAAGATGCCGATTACATGTGGCCAGCTGCGTTTTCAGACCTGATCGAATTTTATCAAGATCGTTACGGACTTGAGCGAGCACATCTAGCGGCAATCAGCAAAAAGAATTTCGCTAACGCGAGGTCTAACCCGAATGCACAATCCCGGAATTGGGATATTCAGCCAAGTGCGTATGCCAGCGAGATTGAGTCGATTAATCCAACCATTCATAGCCACATTCGAAAACTCGATTGTGGGCAGGTGACTGATGGCGCAGCCGCTTTGATTCTAGCTAATCAGCGCGGTGCCGAAGCGTATGCCAACAGCCACCGAATCTCAGTACAGAGATTGCCTAAAATCACCGGTTGGGGACACGTGAACGCCCCTATGCGATTTGCGGAAAAACTAAGACTCGCACACCAAAGCAAGAGCATGCCCTTCCCTCACGTACAACAAACGGTGATACAGGCACTAACGCGCGCCGGACTCCAGATCAAACACATCGATGGTATTGAGCTGCATGATTGCTTCAATATCACTGAGTACCTAATTCTGGATCACATGGGGCTTAGGCCCAATGGCGAGATTTGGCAGGCAATCGAATCCGGTTACTTCGAGAAAACCGGCGTGCTGCCCGTCAACGCCAGCGGTGGCTTAATAGGGCTGGGGCACCCGGTCGGTGCTACCGGCATTCGCATGGTGCTGGACTGTTATAAACAAGTCACCGGCACCGCAGGCGACACCCAAATCGACAACGCCAAAACAATGATGACATTTAATGTTGGCGGCAGCACCACCACCTGCGCAAGTTTTGTTGTTGAGGCTTAG